A region from the Rufibacter sp. DG15C genome encodes:
- the pth gene encoding aminoacyl-tRNA hydrolase: MKYLLVGLGNIGPEYADTRHNIGFMVLDYLAKRQEVSFDTGRHSFVTEFKHKGKHFTLVKPTTYMNLSGKAVAHWLSVLKIPAEQMLVITDDLALPFGKLRMRAKGSAGGHNGLKHIEQTLGSNEYPRLRFGVDSQFSKGRQVDYVLSPFSEDEKIDLGTYIEKAAEMSLSFGTIGLERTMNFFNK, encoded by the coding sequence ATGAAATATCTACTAGTGGGCCTGGGCAACATTGGCCCAGAATACGCAGACACGCGGCACAACATCGGGTTTATGGTGTTGGACTATTTGGCCAAGAGGCAGGAGGTCTCCTTTGACACCGGCCGTCATTCCTTTGTCACCGAGTTCAAACACAAGGGCAAGCACTTTACGCTGGTAAAACCTACCACCTATATGAATCTGAGCGGCAAGGCGGTGGCGCACTGGCTGAGCGTTTTGAAGATACCCGCAGAGCAGATGCTGGTCATCACCGATGACCTGGCCTTGCCCTTTGGCAAGCTGCGCATGCGGGCAAAAGGCAGCGCGGGCGGGCACAACGGCCTCAAGCACATTGAACAGACCCTGGGCAGCAATGAATACCCTCGGCTACGCTTTGGCGTGGACTCGCAGTTCTCCAAGGGACGGCAGGTGGATTATGTGCTGAGCCCCTTCTCTGAAGACGAGAAAATTGACCTGGGCACCTACATTGAAAAAGCCGCTGAGATGAGCCTTTCCTTCGGGACCATTGGACTGGAGCGCACCATGAACTTCTTTAATAAATAG
- the metG gene encoding methionine--tRNA ligase — MAITNPKRYTITAALPYANGPVHIGHLAGVYIPADVYSRYLRSRGRDVKFVCGSDEHGVPITIRAKKEGITPQQAVDKYHELIKKSFADFNISFDVYSRTSSKTHAETASNFFKKLYEEGKFIEQTTQQYFDEKAQQFLADRYIVGTCPKCGNDGAYGDQCESCGTSLSATDLINPKSTLSGEQPVMRETKHWYLPLDQYEPWLREWIVEGHKNDWKTNVYGQCKSWIDQGLQPRAVTRDLDWGVPVPVEGAEGKVLYVWFDAPIGYISATKDLTPDWELYWKDQETKLVHFIGKDNIVFHCIIFPAMLKAHGDYVLPDNVPANEFLNLEGDKISTSRNWAVWLHEYLEDLPGKADVLRYVLCANAPETKDNDFTWKDFQARNNNELLAIFGNFINRAVVLTHKYYHGAIPQRGELTDFDQEVLANLAAFPEKIAASLEQYRFKEALGELMNLARLGNKYLADTEPWKLFKSDPVRVETIMNIALQISASLTILSEPFLPETATKLANMLQYTPGKWDQAGSPDLLPAGHVIGEAALLFEKIEDAVMEAQVQKLLDTKKANEIANAVAAPAKEDITFDDFSKIDIRVGTILEAEKVAKTKKLLKLKVDTGLDQRTIVSGIAEHFNPEDIIGQQVSVLVNLAPREIKGILSQGMLLMAENADGSLAFMQPSKPVVNGGGVS; from the coding sequence ATGGCTATTACCAATCCTAAAAGATATACCATTACCGCCGCCTTGCCTTATGCCAACGGTCCCGTGCATATTGGCCATTTGGCCGGCGTATATATTCCCGCAGACGTGTACTCGCGGTACCTGCGTTCGCGCGGGCGCGATGTCAAGTTTGTCTGCGGATCAGATGAGCACGGCGTTCCCATTACCATTCGGGCCAAGAAAGAAGGCATTACGCCGCAGCAGGCCGTAGACAAGTACCATGAGCTGATTAAGAAGTCCTTTGCTGACTTTAATATCTCCTTTGACGTCTACTCCCGTACATCGTCCAAGACTCACGCCGAGACGGCTTCTAATTTCTTTAAGAAACTCTACGAGGAGGGCAAGTTCATTGAGCAGACCACCCAGCAGTATTTTGACGAGAAAGCCCAACAGTTCCTGGCGGACCGTTACATTGTGGGCACCTGCCCCAAATGCGGCAACGACGGTGCCTACGGGGACCAGTGCGAAAGCTGCGGAACTTCACTCAGCGCCACTGACCTGATCAATCCCAAAAGTACCCTCAGCGGCGAGCAACCCGTGATGCGGGAAACCAAACACTGGTATTTGCCACTGGACCAATATGAGCCCTGGCTGCGCGAGTGGATAGTAGAAGGCCACAAAAACGACTGGAAGACCAACGTTTACGGCCAGTGCAAAAGCTGGATTGACCAGGGTCTGCAACCGCGCGCGGTCACAAGAGATTTAGACTGGGGCGTGCCCGTACCGGTAGAGGGCGCCGAAGGCAAAGTCTTGTACGTCTGGTTTGATGCGCCCATCGGCTACATCTCGGCTACCAAAGATCTGACGCCCGACTGGGAGCTGTACTGGAAAGACCAGGAGACCAAGCTGGTGCACTTTATAGGCAAGGACAACATCGTGTTCCATTGCATCATCTTCCCGGCCATGCTAAAGGCGCACGGCGACTACGTGCTGCCTGACAACGTGCCTGCCAATGAGTTCCTGAACCTGGAAGGCGACAAGATCTCCACCTCGCGCAACTGGGCGGTGTGGCTGCATGAGTACCTGGAGGACCTGCCAGGTAAAGCCGATGTGCTACGGTACGTGCTGTGCGCCAACGCGCCAGAGACCAAGGACAATGATTTCACGTGGAAAGACTTTCAGGCCAGAAACAACAATGAGCTACTAGCCATCTTCGGGAACTTCATTAACCGCGCGGTGGTGCTTACGCATAAATACTACCACGGTGCCATCCCGCAACGCGGCGAGCTGACTGATTTTGATCAAGAAGTGCTGGCTAATTTGGCCGCTTTTCCAGAGAAGATTGCTGCCTCTTTAGAACAATATCGTTTTAAAGAAGCCTTAGGCGAACTCATGAACCTAGCCCGCCTAGGGAACAAGTACCTGGCCGACACCGAGCCTTGGAAACTGTTTAAGTCCGACCCGGTGCGTGTGGAAACCATCATGAACATTGCGCTTCAGATTTCGGCTAGCTTGACCATTCTCTCTGAGCCATTCTTGCCGGAGACCGCTACCAAACTGGCCAACATGCTGCAGTACACGCCGGGCAAATGGGATCAGGCCGGTTCCCCAGACTTATTGCCAGCTGGTCATGTCATCGGCGAAGCCGCGCTCTTGTTTGAGAAGATAGAAGATGCCGTGATGGAAGCGCAGGTGCAAAAGCTTTTGGATACCAAGAAAGCCAATGAGATTGCCAACGCCGTGGCCGCGCCCGCTAAGGAAGACATCACCTTTGATGATTTCTCCAAGATTGACATCCGGGTGGGGACCATCCTAGAAGCCGAGAAAGTAGCCAAAACCAAGAAGCTGCTCAAACTGAAGGTTGATACGGGCTTGGACCAGCGTACCATTGTGAGCGGCATCGCTGAGCACTTTAACCCAGAGGACATCATAGGGCAGCAAGTGTCTGTGCTGGTGAACCTGGCTCCGCGTGAGATCAAAGGAATTCTAAGCCAGGGCATGCTCCTGATGGCCGAGAACGCTGATGGCTCCCTAGCCTTCATGCAACCGTCCAAACCCGTGGTGAACGGCGGCGGCGTGTCTTAA
- a CDS encoding MFS transporter: protein MKRILALYGNAYGGLSREAWFLAAVMFINRSGAMVVPFLSVYLTESLGFTLKQAGILLSLFGVGSMCGTFLGGWLTDRIGHFKVQLGSLVMGGLWFFVMIQLDTFALFAIGIFLLSVMTECLRPANASSVSHYASPENVTRAFSLNRMAINLGFSIGPALGGLLATISYQFLFMADGFTCLAAGALFYFYFRNKTGHTIPPKTKDKAPSKSPYQDWLFVLFAVLCCLFAICFMQFFSTMPLYFRQVYRLSELEIGALLAFNGLIVFFVEMVLVYLLGDKVSLWKLIVFGLFLLAAAFVFLNVFFGFWVLIVSVLLMSLAEIFAMPYMSTLTVQRSGPQNRGSYMALYSLSYSAAHIVAPYVGTTVIANHGFATLWWGASVVCLATAVGFYFIVRRLTALA from the coding sequence ATGAAACGCATCCTAGCCCTGTACGGCAACGCTTACGGGGGCCTCTCCAGAGAAGCCTGGTTTCTAGCCGCCGTTATGTTCATCAATAGAAGCGGGGCCATGGTGGTGCCTTTCCTGAGCGTGTACCTAACCGAGTCTTTGGGCTTTACGCTCAAGCAGGCGGGCATCTTGCTCAGTCTGTTTGGGGTGGGCTCCATGTGCGGCACCTTCTTGGGCGGCTGGCTTACAGATAGGATCGGGCATTTTAAGGTGCAGCTGGGCAGTCTAGTGATGGGCGGACTTTGGTTTTTCGTCATGATCCAGCTGGACACCTTTGCGCTGTTTGCCATTGGCATCTTCCTACTCAGCGTCATGACCGAATGCCTGCGTCCCGCCAACGCCTCTTCGGTGAGTCACTATGCCAGCCCTGAGAACGTGACCCGCGCCTTCTCCTTGAATAGAATGGCCATCAACTTGGGCTTCTCCATTGGTCCGGCCTTGGGCGGTCTGCTGGCCACTATCTCCTACCAGTTTCTGTTCATGGCCGACGGGTTCACCTGCCTGGCAGCGGGCGCCTTGTTTTACTTTTACTTCAGAAACAAGACCGGCCATACCATTCCACCCAAAACAAAGGACAAAGCACCATCCAAGTCTCCTTATCAGGATTGGCTTTTTGTGCTTTTTGCGGTGCTATGCTGCCTATTTGCCATCTGTTTCATGCAGTTTTTCAGTACCATGCCGCTGTATTTCAGGCAGGTGTATAGGTTGAGCGAGCTGGAGATTGGCGCGCTGCTGGCGTTTAATGGCTTGATTGTATTCTTTGTTGAGATGGTGCTGGTGTACTTGCTGGGGGACAAAGTATCTCTCTGGAAGCTCATTGTCTTCGGGCTGTTCCTGCTGGCGGCGGCCTTCGTGTTTTTGAACGTCTTCTTCGGGTTCTGGGTGTTGATTGTGTCTGTGCTGTTGATGAGCCTAGCTGAGATCTTTGCCATGCCGTACATGTCTACGCTCACGGTGCAGCGCTCTGGCCCACAGAACCGGGGCTCTTACATGGCCCTGTACAGCCTCTCCTACTCGGCAGCGCACATTGTAGCGCCCTACGTGGGCACCACCGTCATCGCCAACCATGGTTTTGCCACCCTGTGGTGGGGCGCCAGCGTCGTGTGCCTGGCCACCGCAGTCGGGTTTTATTTTATAGTCAGGCGCCTGACGGCCTTGGCATAG
- a CDS encoding energy transducer TonB, translated as MRFLAFFFLFFFAYTASAQEVRYYSKNFQANVPSKTGQERRYVVEGDKLRAEDYQNSNLVQKSTITGTTDFVEADAYLWYLKNQASNLVKPYFTKLKGVVQTYSDAGAPSSEIYARAEKIKYGQVWGNENQPFLVKGAGRDTYWNADKTEQNITVYKDSALVASYIYRLTQKDTLYTKVDKVATPKGGLEVFRFQLSSACPYPSKEVMVGSQTTIYIQFTINEQGALKDFTPLDKPGYTFDEATIAKLEASPAWTPATYKGRAVKTRQSVPITFKQAK; from the coding sequence ATGCGTTTCTTAGCTTTCTTTTTTCTCTTTTTCTTTGCCTATACTGCGTCCGCGCAGGAGGTGAGATACTATTCCAAAAACTTTCAGGCCAACGTTCCTTCCAAGACGGGCCAAGAGCGACGCTATGTGGTAGAAGGCGATAAGTTGCGGGCAGAGGACTATCAGAACAGCAACCTTGTCCAAAAAAGCACCATCACCGGTACTACAGATTTTGTAGAGGCCGACGCCTATTTGTGGTACCTTAAAAACCAAGCCTCCAACCTGGTAAAGCCTTACTTTACTAAGTTAAAAGGAGTAGTACAGACTTACTCAGATGCGGGCGCGCCGTCTTCTGAAATCTATGCCAGAGCAGAAAAGATTAAATATGGCCAGGTTTGGGGCAATGAGAACCAACCGTTCTTGGTAAAAGGCGCCGGCCGTGACACGTATTGGAACGCAGACAAGACCGAGCAAAACATCACAGTGTACAAAGACTCTGCCTTGGTGGCTTCTTACATTTACAGACTAACTCAGAAAGATACGCTGTACACCAAGGTAGACAAGGTGGCTACGCCCAAAGGCGGCTTGGAGGTATTCAGGTTCCAACTTTCTTCTGCCTGTCCATATCCAAGCAAAGAGGTGATGGTAGGCAGCCAGACCACTATTTACATTCAGTTCACCATCAATGAGCAAGGTGCCTTGAAGGACTTTACCCCGTTAGATAAACCGGGTTATACCTTTGACGAAGCCACTATTGCCAAACTGGAAGCTTCTCCGGCCTGGACCCCAGCCACCTACAAAGGGCGAGCGGTTAAGACTAGGCAGTCGGTGCCAATCACCTTTAAGCAAGCCAAATAA
- a CDS encoding ribose-phosphate pyrophosphokinase, with product MTPTVKIFSGTESRYFAEQVAAAYGTTLGDLTINRFSDGELSVHFNESVRGCEVFLIQSTFPPADNLMELMLLVDAARRASAHKVIVVMPYYGYARQDRKDKPRVSIGAKVMANAIQSVGADRLMTCDLHAGQIQGFFDIPVDHLDGSAIFVPYLRSLNLGQDLIFASPDVGGVVRTRSFAKVFGVEMVVCDKHRKRANEIASMQVIGDVEGMDVVLVDDLVDTAGTITKAAELLKAKGAKSVRAIATHGVLSGPAYERIENSVLEELVISDTIPLKQQSSKIKVLTFSDLFARAISNVVTHDSISSLFI from the coding sequence ATGACTCCCACGGTAAAAATCTTCTCCGGCACTGAGTCCCGGTATTTCGCAGAACAGGTAGCGGCTGCTTACGGTACTACGCTAGGCGACTTAACGATTAATAGGTTCTCTGACGGGGAGCTTTCTGTCCATTTCAATGAGTCTGTGCGTGGTTGTGAAGTATTCTTAATTCAGTCTACTTTTCCGCCGGCAGACAACTTGATGGAGTTGATGTTATTAGTAGATGCGGCCAGAAGGGCTTCGGCGCACAAAGTGATTGTGGTGATGCCTTATTACGGCTACGCTCGCCAAGACAGAAAAGACAAGCCACGGGTTTCTATTGGAGCCAAAGTAATGGCCAACGCTATTCAGTCTGTAGGTGCTGACCGTTTGATGACCTGCGACTTGCACGCTGGCCAGATTCAGGGCTTCTTCGACATACCGGTAGATCATCTGGACGGGTCGGCTATATTTGTGCCGTATCTGCGCAGCTTGAACCTGGGTCAGGACCTTATTTTCGCCTCACCGGACGTGGGGGGCGTGGTAAGAACCAGAAGCTTTGCCAAAGTTTTTGGTGTGGAGATGGTAGTCTGCGACAAGCATAGAAAACGTGCCAATGAGATTGCCTCAATGCAGGTGATTGGAGACGTGGAAGGCATGGACGTAGTTTTGGTAGATGACTTGGTAGACACCGCCGGAACCATTACCAAAGCCGCCGAGTTGTTGAAAGCCAAAGGCGCCAAGAGCGTACGGGCAATTGCCACACACGGCGTATTGTCTGGACCGGCCTATGAACGCATTGAGAACTCTGTCTTGGAAGAACTGGTGATTTCAGACACCATTCCTTTAAAGCAGCAGTCTTCTAAAATAAAAGTACTGACGTTCTCTGACCTGTTTGCCAGAGCCATCAGCAACGTAGTGACCCATGATTCTATCTCGTCCCTATTCATTTAG
- a CDS encoding lactonase family protein encodes MKNVNAVLLLLTVLIFSGCASVNKVQQQKEMFVYVGTYAKPDAEGIFGYQLNEETGELTQVLRVKAGPNPSYLALDKDRKHLYAVNEVTEYEGQKSGAVSAFAIDSKTGDLTLLNRQLSLGGAPCYISVDEKNKLALIANYMGGNVTAFPIQEDGKLKSATGMDQHVGKGPKPQQDAAHAHCILPDPAHKFVLAVDLGIDQIIRYKVNTGSEDLLERQSQPAFQAKAGAGPRHLTFHPNKRFAYLMNELDGTLSALEYNSSKGSFTEIETVSALPEGYTGGVSGADIHVSPDGRYVYGSNRGHNSIVVFKIDERTGKLTLMQHVSTHGDWPRNFTLTPSGKMLLVANQRSNNITTYHVNTQTGELTYTGKSIELASPVYLQVVPEFMATPK; translated from the coding sequence ATGAAAAACGTCAATGCGGTTCTACTCCTGCTCACCGTTCTTATCTTTTCTGGTTGCGCATCCGTTAATAAGGTCCAACAGCAGAAAGAAATGTTTGTATACGTGGGCACGTACGCCAAGCCAGACGCCGAGGGGATTTTCGGATACCAATTGAATGAGGAGACCGGCGAGCTCACGCAAGTCTTGCGCGTAAAAGCCGGGCCCAATCCTTCTTACCTTGCCTTAGACAAAGACCGCAAGCACCTCTACGCCGTCAATGAGGTCACCGAGTATGAGGGACAGAAAAGCGGTGCAGTGAGCGCCTTCGCCATTGACTCCAAAACCGGCGACCTCACCTTGCTGAACCGTCAGTTGAGCCTAGGCGGCGCCCCGTGCTACATCAGCGTAGACGAGAAGAATAAGCTGGCACTGATAGCCAATTACATGGGCGGCAACGTCACGGCCTTCCCAATCCAGGAGGACGGAAAACTGAAGAGTGCCACCGGCATGGATCAACACGTGGGCAAAGGCCCGAAGCCCCAGCAAGACGCCGCCCACGCGCATTGCATCCTGCCAGACCCAGCCCATAAGTTCGTCCTTGCCGTTGACCTGGGCATTGACCAGATCATCCGCTACAAAGTCAATACCGGTTCTGAAGACCTGTTGGAGAGACAGTCACAGCCAGCGTTTCAGGCGAAGGCTGGGGCAGGGCCGCGCCATTTGACCTTTCATCCCAACAAACGGTTTGCCTACCTCATGAATGAACTGGACGGCACGCTTTCGGCTTTAGAGTACAATAGTTCCAAGGGTTCTTTCACTGAGATAGAAACCGTCTCTGCCTTGCCTGAAGGCTACACGGGCGGGGTTTCTGGTGCAGACATACACGTCTCGCCTGACGGGCGTTATGTGTACGGCTCCAATAGAGGGCACAACAGCATTGTGGTCTTCAAAATAGACGAGAGGACTGGCAAGCTGACCTTGATGCAACACGTGAGCACGCACGGGGACTGGCCGCGCAACTTCACGCTCACGCCTTCGGGCAAGATGCTTCTGGTGGCCAACCAGCGTTCTAATAATATCACAACTTACCACGTAAACACGCAGACGGGAGAACTGACCTACACCGGAAAATCAATAGAATTGGCATCTCCGGTATATTTGCAGGTAGTGCCCGAATTTATGGCAACTCCCAAGTAA
- a CDS encoding 50S ribosomal protein L25/general stress protein Ctc produces MQSLEIIGFKRANLGKSEAKALREEAQVPCVLYGGSEQVHFSSPAILFRELVYSPNVYQVELNVEGTIYKAIMQDLQFHPVNEQLLHVDFLLLDDEKEVKVDVPVRYVGTSPGVMAGGKLVTKLRKLRVKALPANLPDSIAVDISDLELGKSIKVNKITPEGYTILTNPLSPVATVTIPRALKSAQTEEKKGKK; encoded by the coding sequence ATGCAAAGCTTAGAGATTATAGGGTTTAAAAGAGCAAATCTCGGTAAATCCGAAGCTAAGGCGCTTCGTGAGGAAGCTCAAGTTCCATGTGTATTGTACGGCGGTTCTGAGCAAGTTCACTTCTCATCACCGGCTATCTTGTTCCGTGAGTTGGTTTACTCTCCAAACGTGTATCAGGTAGAATTGAACGTAGAAGGCACTATCTACAAGGCCATCATGCAAGACTTGCAGTTCCACCCAGTTAATGAGCAATTGTTACACGTGGACTTCTTGTTGCTAGATGACGAAAAAGAAGTAAAAGTAGACGTTCCAGTACGTTACGTAGGAACTTCTCCAGGTGTAATGGCCGGTGGTAAATTGGTAACCAAACTGCGTAAACTACGCGTGAAGGCGCTTCCAGCTAACTTGCCAGATTCAATTGCGGTTGACATCTCTGACCTTGAGTTAGGTAAGTCTATCAAAGTGAACAAAATCACTCCTGAAGGCTACACTATCTTGACCAACCCACTTTCTCCAGTTGCTACGGTAACTATCCCAAGAGCCCTGAAGAGTGCTCAGACAGAGGAGAAAAAAGGCAAGAAATAG